AAATTCGGTCCGCGTCATAAGAAAAAATCGTTTTTGAACGACGATCACATCGACACCGAGATCTATTGCGGGGAGATAATGAAAGATGTTATCGCAAGGACGGACACCCCGTACGGAAGATGGTCGGAGATAAATATCCAAGAGCCGGAAATCACGGCTTTCAACAGCATTGCCGCCATAACCAACGCCCTGTCTCATAAGCTTAAATATCATCCGTTCTCGCCCACGGAATATCTCACGCCCGGGTGCGGCAATCCAAGGAAGTACGCCGATCTGACGCGCAAGGCGGAGGGCTACAAAGACAAGCTCGAAGAGTACTCGAAAGAACTGTCCAGACTTCAGTCCATCCTTGCGGTAAGCGACCGCTCGCTCGTGGTCGTGTTCGAGGGACGCGATTCCGCCGGCAAGGGGGGCAGCATCAAACGTCTGGCGCACGCCCTCAACCCGAGGGGGTATGCCGCCAGGTCGGTGGGGGTACCGACCACAGAGGAAATGGACCACACATATCTTTGGAGGTTCTGCGCCGACATGCCCGCCGACGGGCACATCGCGATATTCGACCGCAGCTGGTACGGCAGGATGATGGTCGAGCCCATCGAAGGGCTGTGCACCCATGAAGAGTACGTCCGCTCCGCGAAGGAGATAAACGGTTTCGAGAGAGCGATGGTCGATACCGGAGCGATACTTATCAAATTCTGGATGGAGATCAGCAGCGAGGAGCAGCTGAAGAGGTTCAACGCCCGCACGGAGAACCCTCTCAAGAACTGGAAGATCACCGATGAAGATTGGCGCAACCGCGAGAAGTGGGACGTTTACACGGAATACATCGACGACATGATCGAAAGCACAAACACTCGGGAAGCTCCTTGGTATGTCGTGGAGTCCGAGGACAAGAAGTACGGGCGCCTGAAGGTTATGGAGACGGTAATAGAGGTTCTGGACAAAGAGCTGTGCAAACGCTGAGTACGTTGATTGCCGATTCTCGAGTTCGACATTATTAAATAATAAACCGTCTGTCTCAACGGTATGACGGATGAGCTCAGCGAGAAGATCGCAGGAGAGATATCCATGTCGGCGGAGCCCGGGAAGATCGTCCGTAAATGGAGGGAGGAGTTCGGGCTCTCGCAGCAACAGCTCGCGGACAAGATGGGCGTTTCCAATTCTGTTATCAGCGATTACGAGTCCGGGAGACGCAAGTCCCCGGGAGTCGCGGTCGTGAAGAAGATGGTCGAGTCCTTCATCGCTTTGGACAGGATGAAAGGTTCGCCGGTGGCCACCAGATACATGCCGGGGATGAGGAACGAATGTATAATCGCCATGGAGGAGTTCGAAAGCGGTGTCGACCCGGAAATGATCATATCGATCGTTTCGGGAAAGAATCTTAACACAGATAGAACGCCGTCGAAGAAGGTCTACGGCTATACTATCGTGGACTCCCTCAAGGCGATAGTGAACCTCAGTTCCGAAGATTATCTGAAAATATATGGCTGGAACATAGAACGCGCATTGATTTTCACGAACGTGCACTACGGCAGGTCCCCTATGGTGGCGATAAGGGCACACCCTTTGACACCGGCGATGGTGGTGTACCAGAGCCCGGAGAACACGGACCTTTTAGCGATCAAGCTGGCGAAGCTGGAGAAGATCCCCCTCGTCGTGACCGAACTATCGGTGGAAGAACTTGTGAAACGTTTGAACAAACTTAAGGAAGGGAAATGAATGGATGTAGGAATTGTAAGTTATGGAGCATACGTCCCCCGCTACAGGATAAAGCCCGAGGAAATCGGGCGTGTCTGGGGTGCGGACGGCAAAGGGATGGGAAAAGGACTGAAGATCGACCAGAAATCGGTGCCTTCGCCGGACGAGGACGTTATCACCATTTCGTCCGAAGCGGCGAGATACATGATGCAGAGGGTCCCTGAGGTCGACCCCAAGCAGATCGGCGCCGTATACGTGGGATCGGAATCGCATCCCTATGCGGTCAAACCCTCATCGGGAGTCGTGGCCGAAGTAATACAGGCTACGCCAACCCTCACTGCCGCAGACCTAGAGTTCGCATGCAAGGCCGGGACCGCCGGAATCCAGATGTGCATGGGGCTTGTAGGTTCCGGCATGATAAGGTACGGGGTCGCAGTGGGAGCGGACACATCGCAGGGAGCTCCCGGCGACGCGCTCGAATATTCGGCATCCGCCGGAGGCGCGGCATTCCTAATAGGCTCCGAGAAGGTCATCGCCAGGATCAACAAGACCCTGAGCTTCACCACGGACACTCCCGACTTCTGGAGGAGGGAGGGCCAGCCCTATCCGAGCCACGGAGGGAGGTTCACCGGCGATCCGGCATACTTCAAGCACATAACATCCGCGGCAAAGATGATGTTGGAGGACCGCAACACAAAGCCCGAGGACTATGATTACGCAGTGTTCCACCAGCCTAACGGCAAGTTCCCCGAAAAGGTCGCCAAAATGCTCGGTTTCACTCCCGAACAGATCGAGTGCGGCCTGCTGACGCCGTCCATCGGCAACACGTACAGCGGAGCTGTCCCGCTGGGTATCGCAAGCGTGCTCGACAAAGCGAAGCCAGGGGACAGGATATTCGTGACATCATATGGTTCCGGTGCCGGAAGCGACGCCTTCGACATCACCGTTACCGACGAGATAAAGGATTACAAGAGAGAGAACGCCCCGACCCTCGACAAGGTTCTGGAGAACCCGGTTTACCTCGACTACGCCCTGTATGCGAAGTTCAAGGGAACCATCATCATGCCGGAGTGATTAAGATGAGAGAAGTAGCAATTGTAGGTACAGGCGTCACCAAATTCGGTGAGCTTTGGGACAAATCGTTTAGATCCATCGGCATCGAAGCCGGGATCAAGGCGATCGAGGATGCCGGAATGTCAGGTTCTGAAATAGACGGAGTGTTCATCGGAAACATGTCGTCCCGTTTCATCAACCAGCAGCACATCAACGCTCTGATCGCCGACTACTCGGGAATGGCGACAAAGAACATTCCCGCGGTCAGAACGGAATCAGGAGGAGCCTCGGGAGGAGTGGCTTTCAGACAGGGAGTCATGGCTGTCGCGTCGGGAATGCACGAGGCAGTGCTCGTCGGAGGTGCGGAGAAGATGACCGACCTTGACGATGCTTCCACGGCATCGGTCATGGACAGTACCGCCGATGCGGAATGGGAGACCTCCATGGGCCTGACCCTGACATCGCTGTACGCGATGATAGCCAGGCGTCTGATATATGAAGGCACGGCGACACGCGAGGAGATAGCATCGTTCGCAGTGAACGCCCACAAGCACGGCGCGCTGAACCCCAATGCCCAATACAGGAGCCCTATCAATTTGGACACGGTCCTCAGGTCCGGCCCCGTCGCCGAGCCACTGGGCGTCTTCGACTGCGCCCCATACTCGGACGGGGCCGCGGCCGTCGTCCTGGTGCCGTTGGATGTCGCCAAGAAGATGGGAGTGGATTACGTCAAGGTGTCCGCAGCCTGTCAGGCAAGCGATACTCTGGCACTGTTCCAGAGGGAAGATATAACCACATTTAAGGCCACCACCGTGGCTGCAAAAGAGGCTTACAGGATAGCAGGCATCGAAGCAAGCGACATCTGCGTAGCAGAGGTCCATGACGACTATACGGTCGGAGGGGTCATGGCGCTCCAGGACCTGGGCTTCTTCAAGAAGGGCCAGGCCGGCAAGGCGGTCCTCGAAGGCCAGGTAGGACTTGGCAACAAGGTCGCCATCAATACATCTGGCGGCCTGAAGGCCAGAGGCTACCCGGTCGGCGCCTCGGGCGTCGCACAGGTGGTCGAGATAGCAGACCAGCTCAGGAACAAGGCTGACAAGAGACAGGTTCCCAACGCCAAATACGGACTCGCACAGTCCGTCGGAGGAACAGGATCTACCGTAACAGTCAGCATATTGGAGGCGATCTGATGGCAACCGTTGCAAAGGAATGGAGGGAAATTCCTGCGAGGTACAACCTCGAAGGGTCCGAATGCGGAAACTGCGGCAGGAAATACTTCCCGAAGCGCAGCATGTGCCCGTACTGCAGGAGGAACGGGTTCGGAAAAATGCACCCATACCAGGTATCGAGGAAAGGCAAGGTGTTCACCTTCTCGGTGATACACGACGCGCCTGAGTGCAACAAGAGCCTGAAACCTTATGCGGTGGCAATGATCAGGACCGACGACGGCCTCCTGATATCCGGGCAGCTTGTGGACGTGGACATCTCGAAGATCGAGATCGGCCTGCGCGTCCGTTCGGTACTGCGCAAACTGGACGAAGACGGAGCATCCGGAGTCATCCACTACGGATTCAAATTCGTTCCCGACCTTTAAACAGGCCGGACAAACTTCTTACTCTTTTTCAATACTTCATTATGTCCACGGTAGCTATCTGTTCCAGTATGAGGTCCGTGTAAGGTATGGAGCATTTTTTCAGTTCCATGTTGTTTGCAGATACTTCGGTGCATTCTATGAGGGAATCGTCTCTTTCTGCACCGATCTCTGAAAGTGCCAGATCGTCGCATTTTCCGATGATCAGAACAACGAAAGCATCATCGCCATTCTTCGGGCTCATCTTTTTCAGGGCGCGCCCTATCTGTCTGTCCGCCGAAGCGTAAAGTATTGTTTCCGTGAGGAGGTTCCTGGAACGTTGGGTTCCCTGGGAGAATGCCCTCTCGGCGTGAAAGTATGATGATAGCACATGGTCTGCCCCGCATATGAAATCGGGATCGAAAACCACCGCTTCGGCCCCCATCGATATGAAGTGACCTGCAACCTCTTTAGGTTCCTTTTTGCACCTTATGCCTATCACACTGACGGAGGTCATGTCGACCAGATGTCCCGACTACGGTTTTAATTTTGCTCATGTCTTCAGAGCTAAACGGATAAAGTTTATCAAATACAGCGCGGTACGCCTGAGCATAGGAATAATTCCAGGACGCATTCAGATGAAAAACGAATGGATAAAAGTGGCGGCACCCGCCACCACCTCCAACATAGGGCCCGGGTTTGACACTTTCGGACTGGCTCTTAAGGAACCTTATG
The DNA window shown above is from Methanomassiliicoccaceae archaeon and carries:
- a CDS encoding Zn-ribbon domain-containing OB-fold protein; protein product: MATVAKEWREIPARYNLEGSECGNCGRKYFPKRSMCPYCRRNGFGKMHPYQVSRKGKVFTFSVIHDAPECNKSLKPYAVAMIRTDDGLLISGQLVDVDISKIEIGLRVRSVLRKLDEDGASGVIHYGFKFVPDL
- a CDS encoding hydroxymethylglutaryl-CoA synthase, yielding MDVGIVSYGAYVPRYRIKPEEIGRVWGADGKGMGKGLKIDQKSVPSPDEDVITISSEAARYMMQRVPEVDPKQIGAVYVGSESHPYAVKPSSGVVAEVIQATPTLTAADLEFACKAGTAGIQMCMGLVGSGMIRYGVAVGADTSQGAPGDALEYSASAGGAAFLIGSEKVIARINKTLSFTTDTPDFWRREGQPYPSHGGRFTGDPAYFKHITSAAKMMLEDRNTKPEDYDYAVFHQPNGKFPEKVAKMLGFTPEQIECGLLTPSIGNTYSGAVPLGIASVLDKAKPGDRIFVTSYGSGAGSDAFDITVTDEIKDYKRENAPTLDKVLENPVYLDYALYAKFKGTIIMPE
- a CDS encoding thiolase domain-containing protein translates to MREVAIVGTGVTKFGELWDKSFRSIGIEAGIKAIEDAGMSGSEIDGVFIGNMSSRFINQQHINALIADYSGMATKNIPAVRTESGGASGGVAFRQGVMAVASGMHEAVLVGGAEKMTDLDDASTASVMDSTADAEWETSMGLTLTSLYAMIARRLIYEGTATREEIASFAVNAHKHGALNPNAQYRSPINLDTVLRSGPVAEPLGVFDCAPYSDGAAAVVLVPLDVAKKMGVDYVKVSAACQASDTLALFQREDITTFKATTVAAKEAYRIAGIEASDICVAEVHDDYTVGGVMALQDLGFFKKGQAGKAVLEGQVGLGNKVAINTSGGLKARGYPVGASGVAQVVEIADQLRNKADKRQVPNAKYGLAQSVGGTGSTVTVSILEAI
- a CDS encoding helix-turn-helix domain-containing protein, which translates into the protein MTDELSEKIAGEISMSAEPGKIVRKWREEFGLSQQQLADKMGVSNSVISDYESGRRKSPGVAVVKKMVESFIALDRMKGSPVATRYMPGMRNECIIAMEEFESGVDPEMIISIVSGKNLNTDRTPSKKVYGYTIVDSLKAIVNLSSEDYLKIYGWNIERALIFTNVHYGRSPMVAIRAHPLTPAMVVYQSPENTDLLAIKLAKLEKIPLVVTELSVEELVKRLNKLKEGK
- the cgi121 gene encoding KEOPS complex subunit Cgi121; translation: MTSVSVIGIRCKKEPKEVAGHFISMGAEAVVFDPDFICGADHVLSSYFHAERAFSQGTQRSRNLLTETILYASADRQIGRALKKMSPKNGDDAFVVLIIGKCDDLALSEIGAERDDSLIECTEVSANNMELKKCSIPYTDLILEQIATVDIMKY